AGCAAGGGACATTAGAACCAACACAACGTAACACAGTAGTTACAACACCCATCGCAAACTAGACTAAAAAGTCTTCGTTATCACGATCTCGTACCTcgaaaaacaaaaacaacaaaTGGTTGAAATTACCCGACAGCCTGCCCCGCCCTACGGCACGAAGATCATCCCATCTAGGCTTAGTAGACGGACAAGCCGATAGCTGAGAGAATGATATCTCGACCAATTATAACCATATTCTGCTCAGCCGCCTGGAGCTGAGCGGGGATTGAGGCTTGAAAGGAGCTTGGGCCATCTTCAGGGTCCTTTCTTCCTTGGGGGATGAGTGTGAGGGCCTCACCATAGTTGTGCTTTACCGCTGTGCTGGGCCTGATGTTGATATCATAGCTTATCTTGCGCTACACCATTAGCTGTCATCCAACTTATCGGGACTCGAATTCGAGACTACTACAGCTTATGTCCACAACAGAGTTCTATCTTTACTTGGTACTCTCCTTCCATATGTAGTTGCTCAATAGGTAGACAAAAACAATCACATCGATATTAAAATATCAAACGCAACCAACACATTCCCTCTTCCTCCCTCGTATCATCTCCGACCGCCTCAAAACTAACCATTCTCCTCGTCACAAACCCTCAAAAGCCTCCGGATGTTCAGCACCAAACAAGAAGCCTTCTCCGGTGTCTTATTTATTGGGCTTAACTATGCCACGCGGGTTTCAGTCCCAAAGAAGATGGCTCTAATGCAGCCACGCGAGCCACAGACTCCAACTAAATCCCCCAAATTCTGTCTCCTAACCGAGCAATATCAAGTGATGCTACCGCCACTAGATGCTAGATAACCGTACCTGTGCCCTACCCGTTGAGCTGGGACGCTGCAGGAAGCTATGCTCCGCGTCCGTCTCCCTGTGCCTCTTTCGACGTCCGGCTTTAAGGGATTACCTTGTCGTCTGTCTACCGGATCTCCTCATGTCATGACTTGTGAGTTGTCTCGCCTCGGGTCTGTCTCAGCCACATATTCTGCCCTGCAGGAACAACACGTTATGTCGGCGCCTGATATTCTGAGCAAAACCGGCCAACAGGTACATACATCCGTACACGCAAAGAACAAGTGCCCTGCATGGTAACGTGGTTTCCGTGCACCCGTTCTCGACTCTCCCTGAGTCAATGTCCCAGATCCGAGATTATGGTCCCTGGATTCGGTGCACGAACCCGAACAGCAGATGAAGACTGTTCTAGTCGTCTATTCAAAAGCCAGCCTCCATTGCTTGAACCCCCTGATGGGTTGTCGACTACTCCAAGGGTGACCACAAACTATCATTGCTTAACAACTGAGTACATATGAGTCTCATAGGTGAGCAGATATGCCTCTCGTTAACCAGCTATAAATCTACTCGGAATGGCCTTACTATCATTCAACAAATAAATAGATGGCAAAATCAAGCACGGAATTTCTGCTGAGAATGCAATACTAATGCGTATATGGACAACCACCATGGGAGGTGATGGCTAGATTTGTTACCATATCTTTTCCAGGGCGGTACGCCAATGTCTCTTCCAGCGCTTCAATATGAGTGCGTATGCGAAAATATTACGTCTCCAAAGCACGACCACCATCAAAGTAAGTTCAAACATTAGCCATCTTGACATCTCCATCACTGCTATCATCTTTCCTCATCTGAAAAGCCATCATCCCCCACACTAGCTTCATAGCAGCTAGACGTTGCGCCGTGTCAAATAGATCGTACCAGGGGCTCCTCCAAGCCTCAACCTTGCCCCAACTACGCCTGTCTGTTTCTGGCTCGCGTGCCCCATCCAGAACTTCAAGCAGTCGGCTTGGTACCCTGACGCGGAGAATTGAGACATGGTGAAACAGAGAGCTCACCACAAAGACATCGTCGTAGTCAGCTCCTTTAACTCTTCCGATAGCCTCATACTGAGCCTTTTTATCCCATGTTGCTGCAGGAGGTCGGATCATGCGGTAGTTGTCATAGATGCTCATGTTCTTACGAGCTTTCTTCGCGAGTGGCATAGGCAGGCCGTTTTCGTCACTGGGTTTCGCGTCTTTATCGCCCTGCACAGAATCCTTCTCGATCTCTCGTCCGATAGGGCCTCCAGGGCCACCTCCCCATCGCTTCTTGGTCGTCCACCACTCTCCCTCGCCAAAGCGCTTCTCCGTCTTTCCTTCACGTGCACGGTGCTGCGCCGTGATGAGAGCCGCTACGATTTCTCGAGCGAGGTCAAGTGACTGTGCCATTTCGGGGTCGGGCTGAGTAAAATCAATTGTCCCTCTGGCACTAACGGCAGCTACAGGTCCGTGAATTACACCCGCACGGGCAGCTTCGCGGGTAGTCGGGCTCTGGAATACAAAAAGACAGCCAGAGGGGCAGAATGATTTGCGAGACCCAGATCCTTGTGGTGAGCTAAAATGAAGTCGGGGTTCAGTTCGACTAGGCGAGACATTGCATCCAAAGTCATAGGCTACCAATTTGACGAAAGCCGTCATGAGATTGTTACGATATTCAAGCGGCATTGATGACCCGGCACTGGTCCTGAAGAAGCTGGAGCCATCGTCTGGCTTGAGGCTCGCAGGTTTTTCACCCTCCGAGACTGCGGTCCCATCGGACGATGTGCTTTCGGCAGATGCTTCGGGCGACGGAGGGAGTGGTGGTGGCTGGGTAGGATCATCCCAGAAAGAAGTAAATGCTTCGAGGCAGCGGAAAAACTCATAAGCGTTCCCCAGTCGAGCTTGGGTCTTTCCTTTGGGCGCCGGGAGTCTTCTGACAGTTCGAAAGGCATCTTCATTGGCATTCGACAGTTCCTTCTTTCGTTCCAGATAAACATGGCATCCGGGAGAAACGCTGCCATTTCTCAAAGGGTTCCGAGTAGACTGGTTCTTCTCTTGAGCCTCATCTGGTGTCAGTTTGTCCCAGTCGTCAAAATCAGGGATGTACGACGGATCAGGGATGAGGTCGGCAGGCTTAGCATCGAGGTTCAGGTTGAGGCCAATAGCAGAGAAACCGAGAGGGCCAAGAGCAGCAGTCGATCGCCCCGTGTTTCGGAGGAGGGCTGAAAGCGCAGCGGCCTCATCGACGGGGTCATCGTCATGGGCAAAGGGTTGAAAGCGAGGAAGCGTAACAGGCGTAGGAGGCGGAACGTCCTTGGGATCGACCTTGTTCTTGGCTGGGATACTGGCTGAAGAGAGAATGACAAAGTTTAGCCAGGGTCTGCTCAGGTGGAGGGAACTTGCAGGGAAGCTGCCGTGGGTGTGGGGGAGGGGCAGCAGGCAAGATAGGCCAGAGAAATGAAGTGAGGGGGCAATGAGGTGTTTTGCGAGCATGAGAGACTCGGGGGGTGTCAATGAGGAGGTAACGAGATGTTCGAATCAAGGAAAGGTCGATCTGACTTACCAAAGGTGGTGAAGTTACCAAACATGACGGCTGAAGTGGCGCGACTAAGCAGTGTAGATAATGTAAGGTACCAGACCGCTACAGGAAATGCTAAAGGGGCGGACGACGTCAGCATAGATCCAGGACATTACATCTCGTTTACGAAGAGACTCACATAGTAATGATTTGCTACAGCTATTAGTGATAACAGGTAGGTAGCTTAGACTGGTGAATTGCCTCAAGAAAAACTGATGAGACACAGACTGGCTTGGCTGCTGAATGACGAGAGGTGAGAGGCGAGCGATGCAATCTTGTGATGAAGGAAAACTGTAATGATAATGATGAGCTATAAAGAAGGATGAATCTGTTGAATAGAAACCAATCAAAAATAAAACGCTTCTATCCAAATGTCATCAAGCAAAACTTTTGTACAAACGCGATAGCAAAAGTGGTGGTTGCTTTTAGGAGAAATGATAAAAGTGAGTTAATTGTGTTGGAACTGAGCTTCAAAAGTTTTGGCCAACGGTCAGTGCCAAGATCGGCTCGGTCCATTTGGAGGCGGGAACAGCCgcgagaaagaacaacgATGAAAGACAGGCACGGCACATGACAGAGCAAATTATGGATCTCGAATTGAACCAACGTTcaacctacctactaaggtactagaTAGACTAGTAGTTACTAACCCAGAGCCTCGACAAATCGCAATGATTATTACTGCTGGAATATTGACAGCAAATGGTTTCTTCATGATCTGAGTTTATGAGACTCTGTGTTTGGCCGGCAACGGGACCCTTGCTTCCGCGATTGGTCAACTGACTACAGTTGCAAGGATCAAGCAAGATTCCATTTCTTCAATGCAAACGGTGCCCGTGGTATCCGGTAAAGTATGTACATATGCATCTTCATGCACAAACAGTTCGACTAAACACTTCTATATGCATGTTTGCCATCTCCCGACGGTGCCCCTCGGCAACCTGATATATTGGTGACACTCCTCACATGACAAAGGATAGACAGTAGTAGTTCTGTAGCAGTTATATGGCTGCATTAATTTTTGTATTTTCGAAACATTCAGGATCATTCTTTCGTGGCTTGGTATTTCAGTTTTCCATTACATGATACAACTTAAAAACtagtaatatacttaaaactCGACGATACTGATAGGGCTGTGCACTTCTGTTGGCTTTGACCAATGCGAAGGTCACAAAGACATGCCACCATAGAAAAACCAACCGCAATCTAGTATTCTCCTGTCTCTTCCTGATACGAAGGATTCGATATGGGAGCTTCCAACTGCCAATAACTTGGGTTTCCTACCCTATAGTATCAACTCCAGTATTCTGCGTGTGAAAGAATATGCAGATCAGGTCTTTCACATATAAAGGCCCTGACTAAGGCGAGATATTGGATTGTATCCTTGCTAACCTAGGTACGCTGAATAACACATTCATCAACTCCCCTGAATTACCCTTTGAGGTGTTGCTGCGTAGACAAAACAAGTCTCTGCTTCACGTCTCCTGCATCGCAGCGCAGGCCATGAAACATCTTCATCGGTCATATTCAATCTGCTGGAAGAACCTTGGGGCGTTTCCTGTAGCTTGGGAATACGCCTTGTGTGTTCCTGGAACTTGGAGAAACGACTGGGCTAGTGTAGAAGAGCATGTTTCTTTCCAGGGACCAACTCCGGAGTCATTCATAACACGCAATCAGAGTCCATGGGAATATGACAAAGAGTCAAGATCAGTCTGTGCTTAGAACTGTTCAGGAACTTCCCCTAATCAGGCATATTTAATGACCGAGCAGTCCCAGCGCCTAGAAAATGCCATCTCTCATCTGACTGATGTGGGTGTGTCTCGAAGTCTGATTCAcgcagcctcgtcacgaaagatagggctcttagaacAACCCTATTCTTACACAATAATCTGacagaagaacaaaaaggGGTTGCATGTCTACTCTCGTGTTGCGATCAAAGATAAGAACGCATGGGGAAAGGGTGGAAAGATGCCAAGCATGCTTGTTATTGTATGTGATACCGGAGAGAAATTCTctagaaattaaaaagggGAGTCAGAAAAAGCATTTATATATTGAAAGAGGCAATCCTGTCACTTCTCTTCCTTTGATATCGTGCTGTGAAATTCTTGTAGCTcgtaaatataatatgatCAGTTGGGAAGGGCTTCTCTCTTAACAACAATGACATGGCGATTTAAGGGTTCAAGAAACAAAGGAGATTCTCCTATATTGACCCAACTTTCCACGCTTCTTAGCCAactttaaggttattaagaTAACTTAGTGTCAATAGGCCCGTTTGGTCCCCAATCATTCATTGTGAAGGGAATTGCCTTTTATTCTTCTATTTCGGTAATCGTAGCACGGGACAAAATGTAGATTCTAGGAGGGAGAAACGATGACAGTCTTGAGTTGATTTGACTCGAGGCGAGACAACAGGGATCCATGTATCCTTACATTACAATAGTGCGGCGGTTGGATCCGGGAACATGGGTCGAGCTGATGAGCAGTGGATGGACTGATCTAAGCCAGGATCAGGGGGAGGATCATTTGAAATAGGAGGAACTCATTAAGTACGCAATTACCAGTGCGCAAAAGGATCAGTGCATTTGTTGTTGGTCTTAAGAATTGCAAAATGGTTGAGGGTTGATTTGGGTCCTCTTAGGTCAACATAGGAAGGCAAGGAGCTTAATCTGTTGTCATGTCTAGGGGGAGAAACAAAACTTCGGACGTCAGACGCCCAAATTCGCCCTAGCAGCGTCCGACGTCTTAATTCCCCCCGAGGCATGTGTCGCTTTGAACTGAACTACCTAATGCTGGGCTCATCCCAATGTGGGCAAAATTCAGGTACAGATATGCAGGTGAATGCGGGAGCGTCCTAGTGTAATTGGTGTTGTGTTAGTGTAccaggtactaaggtagataCTATACATAGTAGCAACCTGGAACGGAGAATTGTGTGGAATAGAATTTTCCAGAGTGTCGTCTGATGCTATGTTTCGTGGGATGGTTATTCGCCGTGTCTTGTTTTAGCGGGCCCATCACCCCGTTTAGGCGTTTGCTTGGCAATACTACCAGAAACGGTGGCGGGTATTCAGGTGTCTCAGgtaaggtaggtacctaggtaggtacgttGGTAGGATTGTTCTTGGACCAGGTAGACTACCTGCCAGCCAGCCTGCCAGCCTGCCAACCCGCTTGAAAATCACAGAATGGAAGGTGCCACACTGAGCCTCAGACTTGACTAAAAGAAAGGCTGGCCCACCACGGAACCTGCCTGAGCTAGGCCAAGGCAAGGGTGGTTTAATGACCGGGACCTCTTTTTccatccatcaacaacaccaacgcTCTCCATATACAGTAAACGCTGCCGACCATGCATCCTCACTTGTCACCTACACAAACTCGAACGGAGCCGACGGACATTTACAGTTACACTGTTTGATGctcaaaaaaaaagaaacaaaaaaaagatgaGAAATGACGGCATAATGCGGGTGCTATGTCATCTAACTTGGCTCATGCCAACACTGTCCAACTCGAGCCTCAAgacaaacacaaacacaaacaacaacaacaacaacatgcaTGGGTATCCAACCATACAAACCAGGATTCACAGAAGGATGGCAGACAATCCCATCCGTTGTTTGTGCCTTTGGCTACTTTGGTCACAGCTTAGACTGTATTGACTGTATGCGCTACTAGTGTAGCGCAGTTAAGCTCAGACAACGTGGGGAGGTTGTCGTGCTTCAGATCTGTCGCAGGACAGGGTATCGCGCCATGACAATCCTGGTCTACTGCACCTGAACTGAACCTATGCTGTTCTGTCTGGCTTCAGGTAAAACGCTAGCAGTAGAAGCGTTTGGTCCTCTCCTCTTCGGGTTACTTTGACCTGGCCAACTACCCCCTTCTGGGCGATCATATTATCGTTTTGTTCTCTTCTCACATTCTCCGTCTTgactttcttcctctttctctctgtgtttctgtttcttttggTGTCCTTTCCTTGTTTCGAACCCTTACATTCTCTTCTTGTTGTAACGTTATTCGCTCATTCTTGTTACTTTCCTATCACGGTGTTTGGCCGTGATACctactttctttcttttgctCTCGTTTCATTTACAAGCTGGCTGGATCATACATCTATATGCATATCGTCAACTGGATGGCCACCGAGGCCCCTATGTGAATATTTGATCACTTAACGCTCTTTCTTACACTTCAGCGCTGAGCCAGGGTTCTGAGCTCAATTATCACCAATTGCGACTGGCATCGCAAACGTTTCTGTTTAAGAATGTTAGCCCTCCAGACACGGGCTGTATTGAAAACTTTACTTGGACAACAGTATGCCGGCATACCAAAAGACATCGACACCAATAAATTGCAATCTCTCGGCGCAAGGGCACCCGTAGTGATTACTCAGACCAAGATGGAGTCTCGTGTCGTTGTCGTCCCAGTCCCGACAACTGTCGTGGTTACACATTATGTTCCTTCCAACACCGCAAAGGATGCCGATAGCGCCGCTCTACCAACTGTTTCAACACCACCTGCTGGAGACGTGCCACCTCCTCCCGAGGCCCCCGGAGCTGATGGAGATGCTCCGCAGTTTGCGTCTTTCATCCCTCCTACAAGTCAACAAATCAGCCCTGTTCCCACGACCGCACCTGGACAAGAACCTCCTAACGAGGTTCCTGTAGATGATGGGAATGCTGAGTTTGGAACCTTTCTCCCCATTACGAGCCAAGAGGTCAACCCAGTTCCCACTACCGAGCCCGTGCAAGAGCCTCCCGCCGATGTTCCTGCAAACAATGGAGACGCTCCGCAATTCGCATCTTTTATCCCTCCCACGAGTGAAGAGGCCACTCCTGTCCCTACAACCATGCCTGGACAGGAGCCTCCTGCCGAAGTTCCCGTAGCAGATGGAGATGCCCCTCAATTTGCATCTTTCATTCCTCCTACAAGTCAGGAGGTCGATCCAGTTCCTACTACTGTACCTGCGCAAGAGCCTGAACCTGCACCACCCGTACCTTTACCCGAGACGACAAGCTCTGTCTCCCAGATTCCTCAATCCACGTCCCAGGAAGTCTCCCAAAAAACGACAACCGCTATTGAGCCGATCGCGGACCCAATTTCGCAGGAGGCACCACAGGAGACAACAGAGTCACCTAATCCAATAGATGTACCTAGTCCTGCGACGACGGATGCTGAGAACCCTGTTCAAACTTCTTCCCGGCCTACCGTGGGAGAGACGTCACTCGACGGGCCTGGCCTTGTGACGACAGCTGCCCCAACCCCTTCTCAATCATCTACCCAAGCAGCTACGCGGGGAGGACCTGGAAATACCCCGGAGAATGCTCGTCTCATTATTGAGACGGAGTCATCCTCGTCACTGTCTGCAACACCAACCTCCGAGGTTCTTCAGTTTGACACCGCACAGTTCACTTACACTGGCCCTCCGACTCGGTCGACGACTCTACAAACCCGACGAGGGACCAGTACTGATACGTCTGTTGTTGACTCCACCCAGACATCTGATAgctttggtgatggtgacgGCGAGACGGGCGTTGCTGGTTCTGAGCCCCTATATACCACCGCGACCCTGgctgatggtgttgtcacCACAATTGATCTTAGTGCAACTGCCGGAAGTGGCCAATCGGAAACTCAAAGCCCCGATGCCGCTGTAAAAGATAAGTCCGATGGTGAATCAAATGTACCACCAATGGTTGTTGGAAGCGTTCTTGGTTCAATTCTGGGAATATCCATGCTGGCGCTTGTCATCTTCTGGCTTATGAGAAGACGAAAGTTACAACGCCGCAGAAGCACGCTCCTCACTCCTCTCGGGGCTCGTCCAGGGGCACCACCTGGTAAATTGATGAAGTATGAGATCGACAACCAATCCTTGGGCCCAACACCCCGATCGGCCAAAGTCGCAGCTTCCATGAGCGCCAATGCCAAGAAGTTTAGTCAACGAATCCGACAATCTATGAGCGATGCTTCCCATATCGGCATGAGCCGAGGGAACTCCCAATTCGGACATGAAAGTCAAGCTATGGGCGCAGCACGCGCTCACAGCAGAGCAAGTTCAACTCCGGGGCAACAACCACAAAATGGATGGTGGGCGGAGATACTTGGAGAGTCGAACACCAATAATCCTCCGGCAGAAGCCCCCCCCTTGCAGCAACAGGGTTACGAGAGAAGACGAACACCAAGTCCTAACCCGTTCTCGGATGTCAACTCTTCTGTCGCTGCTCCTCCGGCCCCTTTCCGCGAATACTCCCATAGTGTTCCGCCTCATGGCTCAATGGTCCCACCTCCGTTGCACCCTGCTCGAGAGGACGACCCTTTCGCTGATGGAGACTCGATTATGTCACCAGAGCTTGCACGGCAGTCGCCAACGATCTATGGGTCTGGGCGGCGAAGCCCAAGTATGTCAAGGAATCTTACGCCTCAATCGACAGGCGACAACATGAATCTCAAGCCCCAGGAGGTTTGGCGTGGCAAGGTTCACTCGAACCCATTTGACTTGGAGCTTGATACTCGAGTTGTTCCCAGCATGTACGGCAACATCCAGCAAGTGCCTCGGCACACTGTTGCTAGCTCATTTTACAGCACCACCAACGCTGCTAACAATAACAACCAATACACGAGCAGGCAATCTCGCGCTGACAGCTTTACTTCGAAATATACCAGTGGAGTGAGCTCGGTTAGCGAGTGGCCTCCCGTACCACCTCGGGTTCCTAGCATCTATAGCCGGTATGGAAACGATGGGATCGACTTCCCCGTTCCCGCCCGGGACTTCAGAGGCAACGACGACAATGCCTGGAGACACGGAAATGGCAATATGATGTGAGAAATTATACCAGGGACACAAAAAACAATTCCATTCGTTCCATCTCGGCGGAGGATCATCATAGATATGTTCTTTTTGGAAGATTCATGGCTCGCTGCAAGGCTGAGGGAGAATGGCGAAAATTAGAAGATGGATAGATGGGTGTTGATGTTTGATGTCAGCGTTTATGCTTATGATACCACGGAACTGGgcttttctccttcttttccttgaaGAACGCACACCAAAACGGTTGCTGCTAGAGTCAAAATCAGAAAAGCTTGCTATGCTCCGCCGAGACTTTAGTTATATAAACCTATTAATGAAATTGTGCCGTTCATGTTATTTGTTGAGCTTGAACTGATGTGTTTAATATGCTTCTCGACTTTGTCCAGACATGGATGAGTTGTACTGGGTTTATCAGTTTAGATAAACTATTTTGTTAATGAATGCGATTTGtgatttattatatactatctGATATCGATAAATGAGGGTTGGGTTGGAAATGAAGTTAGCCTGCTAGCTTTCACACGCATGGAGAATTCATCTCAGCTGAAGAGTGAGTAACAAAGCCCCCTTAGGATGAGGTTTCACAGACTGTAGATGCGGTAAAGACTCGGATTTGTTTCCAAGGCGTCGGCGCAAGTGTCAAAAATCCAAACAACAGGCTAAAGAATGCGCAGCTTGAAGCAGGGCACGCGCCTCTGGTATCACAAGCGGAACATTTAGTCGCCGCGGAGTCTGTGCCAAGTGGAAGGACGAATGTTATGAGGGTACCTCGTCTTTAGAGACCCTAATTACCAGTCGATCGCATGATGCTAGTGAGGAGAGTACGGCCTTGTAGAAGAGGGAGGGGGGATAGTACCTAGTGCGGCAATTCTTGGTATTGAAAGGGGTTACAGGAGCGGACAGGCTATTTCTACGGCATATTTATTTCTAACGTTCATTGAGGATGCACGTCTTTTATAATACCGCCAAATTCTATGGCGGCTCTGACAGTAGTTCAATATACGGATAGCTTGAGTCTGCAGAGTAGAGTATAGCTGAATATAACCTTTTGGCAAGTTCAAGAAGTCATGACAAGCCTCGCATAAGATGGTGGTTTCTTTGTTTATTGACCTTTTATTATAGCATTCTTTACCTTTTTGGTTCAGTACTTGTCTGCAAAGTACTCTTGAGCCACTCGACAATCCACATCCCATTCACGTTCATCCAACCAAATAACACGCTTTGCTTAGTCCCAGTGCATCAGATACCAAACCTACACTGCTAGAAACTTGTCTTTGATTGGGTATTTGCGGGATTTCCATTAAAGATGGGGTGTCGATACGCGAGACAGACACGTCCTGGCTACGCGCCCAGGTCTCTCGCGCGTAAATTGCCCGTCGCACGCGCGCTAAACACGGCCTTTGATCCTTGCTTTTTGTAAAATAGGTTTTGCACGAGTGGTCGGTCAATCCATACGACCAAGTCCCTtcgctgccaaggccaaaACATAAAGGAATAAGGAGAAAGGAATGTTGAACAATGATTTAGTCAAGTTGATAATAAAGTAGTAGTAAACATTGTCCATAAGCCGTTCCATCAATCCATCTACATACACTAGGAAGGTAAAATTACCCCTTTTCTCCTGAACCGGCCCAGAATGTAATCTTCATTTTATCAAAGCTTCACCTCAACCGAGATGAGATAactcaaccaccaaatagaATACCATCCTCCAGGTCTCCATAAGGGACACGGCCTCCTGCGGCCTCCTCGAggggagaaaaaaaaagaccctTCATGCCATAGCCGCTTAGTCTAAAACGCCGTCGCAAAAAATAGTATGTAAAAACAGACATGTACAGGGAGCGTTTCTGCACGCCCCAGAAGGTCGGAGCAAGATCCAAACAATAAAAAAAGGGAGAAACACACGTGCGCAGGTGCTGCAATAAGTGCTGTCATGGTATCATGTACACAGGGAACTGGATCCTGGTTCATCACCAATCCAGTATCCCTCAAGCCAACAAATCGAAACTCGAGGACAACCACTAGTCGAACGTGAGTCGTCGTTGAGCTCCGCTCACGGGCGTCCTAGTTGCCGTGAGCGAGACTGGTGTTTTGAAAGGCTTTTGTGCTGGACTGGGTGTAATGTTGACAAATTCGGCAAAGTCGAAAGCTTGGCTTGGGGTGGTTGGGAACATGTTACCCCCACCAGGtgtcatcatcatggaaGAAGGCAAATCCATCTTGTTATTCTTCTGGGGAGGGGTTGAAGGAGGCTCCATTCGTGTTCTTGCCGAGGTTCTGACAGCCGGTGATGGTGAAGCTGCGAGGTAAAGGAGGAGATCTGCGCCCTCCTCGCCAGTCTTGCCGTTAGGACCCTGACCAGCCTCGCCTTTGCTTCGCTTGTTGACAGATCGAGTCCGCATGGGTGGTGTGCGTGGAGGAGATGATCGAATGTTGGTAGGGTTGAAGGAGTGAATAGGCAGAagatcgtcatcatcgtctgaaGGGGCTGCAAAATTAGGTGATGTCAGGTCACGACCCATCAGACCCTGCTGATAAAAGGAGACATCGGGTCCGCCCGAAGTAGTGAAGTGCTGTTGCCGCCGGGGCTTCAGAGGTGATGACCGTGCAATgtgatgcgagttcttccaTACACTACTGCTGCCGAAGGATTTGTGTGCGGTAGGAGAGAGTCGGAATCGTTTGCTAGGGCTCGATGATACATCGTGAAAAGTGGCGAGGTATGTGCGCTTGCGATGGCCGGTGCTGCCGTTGCTGGAGCCTATCGCATCTGAGAATAGGGGAGCCTTCATCGGCGAGCTCATGAGAGCCCTTGATGGATATGGGAGATCGGATGCGCTTGATGATGAGTCGGAGAGGACATCTGTAGGCTCGGCCAGGCGCTTTCTTCGCAACTCTTCTTCGACTTTAGGCTCGATGGAATCCAGTGTGAGGTCTTCCCAGCCATGCTTTG
This Fusarium poae strain DAOMC 252244 chromosome 3, whole genome shotgun sequence DNA region includes the following protein-coding sequences:
- a CDS encoding hypothetical protein (BUSCO:34294at5125), with protein sequence MLAKHLIAPSLHFSGLSCLLPLPHTHGSFPASSLHLSRPWLNFVILSSASIPAKNKVDPKDVPPPTPVTLPRFQPFAHDDDPVDEAAALSALLRNTGRSTAALGPLGFSAIGLNLNLDAKPADLIPDPSYIPDFDDWDKLTPDEAQEKNQSTRNPLRNGSVSPGCHVYLERKKELSNANEDAFRTVRRLPAPKGKTQARLGNAYEFFRCLEAFTSFWDDPTQPPPLPPSPEASAESTSSDGTAVSEGEKPASLKPDDGSSFFRTSAGSSMPLEYRNNLMTAFVKLVAYDFGCNVSPSRTEPRLHFSSPQGSGSRKSFCPSGCLFVFQSPTTREAARAGVIHGPVAAVSARGTIDFTQPDPEMAQSLDLAREIVAALITAQHRAREGKTEKRFGEGEWWTTKKRWGGGPGGPIGREIEKDSVQGDKDAKPSDENGLPMPLAKKARKNMSIYDNYRMIRPPAATWDKKAQYEAIGRVKGADYDDVFVVSSLFHHVSILRVRVPSRLLEVLDGAREPETDRRSWGKVEAWRSPWYDLFDTAQRLAAMKLVWGMMAFQMRKDDSSDGDVKMANV
- a CDS encoding hypothetical protein (TransMembrane:1 (o433-456i)), whose translation is MESRVVVVPVPTTVVVTHYVPSNTAKDADSAALPTVSTPPAGDVPPPPEAPGADGDAPQFASFIPPTSQQISPVPTTAPGQEPPNEVPVDDGNAEFGTFLPITSQEVNPVPTTEPVQEPPADVPANNGDAPQFASFIPPTSEEATPVPTTMPGQEPPAEVPVADGDAPQFASFIPPTSQEVDPVPTTVPAQEPEPAPPVPLPETTSSVSQIPQSTSQEVSQKTTTAIEPIADPISQEAPQETTESPNPIDVPSPATTDAENPVQTSSRPTVGETSLDGPGLVTTAAPTPSQSSTQAATRGGPGNTPENARLIIETESSSSLSATPTSEVLQFDTAQFTYTGPPTRSTTLQTRRGTSTDTSVVDSTQTSDSFGDGDGETGVAGSEPLYTTATLADGVVTTIDLSATAGSGQSETQSPDAAVKDKSDGESNVPPMVVGSVLGSILGISMLALVIFWLMRRRKLQRRRSTLLTPLGARPGAPPGKLMKYEIDNQSLGPTPRSAKVAASMSANAKKFSQRIRQSMSDASHIGMSRGNSQFGHESQAMGAARAHSRASSTPGQQPQNGWWAEILGESNTNNPPAEAPPLQQQGYERRRTPSPNPFSDVNSSVAAPPAPFREYSHSVPPHGSMVPPPLHPAREDDPFADGDSIMSPELARQSPTIYGSGRRSPSMSRNLTPQSTGDNMNLKPQEVWRGKVHSNPFDLELDTRVVPSMYGNIQQVPRHTVASSFYSTTNAANNNNQYTSRQSRADSFTSKYTSGVSSVSEWPPVPPRVPSIYSRYGNDGIDFPVPARDFRGNDDNAWRHGNGNMM
- a CDS encoding hypothetical protein (BUSCO:38839at5125); this encodes MSSPWKKQPEDVVDSVLKRAEVSKIARRLQNRLALAKFKTKHGWEDLTLDSIEPKVEEELRRKRLAEPTDVLSDSSSSASDLPYPSRALMSSPMKAPLFSDAIGSSNGSTGHRKRTYLATFHDVSSSPSKRFRLSPTAHKSFGSSSVWKNSHHIARSSPLKPRRQQHFTTSGGPDVSFYQQGLMGRDLTSPNFAAPSDDDDDLLPIHSFNPTNIRSSPPRTPPMRTRSVNKRSKGEAGQGPNGKTGEEGADLLLYLAASPSPAVRTSARTRMEPPSTPPQKNNKMDLPSSMMMTPGGGNMFPTTPSQAFDFAEFVNITPSPAQKPFKTPVSLTATRTPVSGAQRRLTFD